A part of Desulfomicrobium baculatum DSM 4028 genomic DNA contains:
- the tmcD gene encoding electron transfer complex subunit TmcD: MSEYSAWDWGIGSRTVADLSECDCDVEWREENQASPDGEKVAAVVKTGEGEFSVCVNNTCWEPRYERIWYLRYSPDGRLAGLACDGDWTLCVDGEPWEETYGFLFNTLFSKDGSVIACCVADSMTYGMVLEGVAWETLFPNANNFILSSDGKRSAAVVQTVPLGQADVFKFKDGAYSVAVDGTPWNVNFVNVWTPRFNADNSSVAAQIRHTLFDYTIAVDGKPWAENFNQVWEPLFHPAKNSVAAPVRLAGKWGMALDGKIIWQPSFFQVWQQQFSPSGDKLAAIVCPKYGRWTLAVDGTPWNTTFGDMVMDMTFSPDGKRLAALGKQDGKWTVFSDDKAWNSNYDMCYAPVFSPDSNHVAVRVEKKGRFTIAVDGKEYGQGFDQCFDPTFSPDGSRILIRAIVDGKYQRIVESVAKIIG; the protein is encoded by the coding sequence ATGAGTGAGTATTCTGCCTGGGATTGGGGCATAGGCTCCAGAACCGTGGCCGACCTATCCGAATGTGACTGCGACGTTGAATGGCGCGAGGAAAACCAGGCCAGCCCAGACGGGGAAAAGGTGGCGGCCGTGGTCAAGACCGGGGAAGGGGAGTTCAGCGTGTGCGTCAACAACACATGCTGGGAACCGAGATACGAGCGCATCTGGTATCTGCGCTATTCTCCGGACGGGCGCCTGGCCGGTCTGGCCTGCGACGGTGACTGGACCTTGTGCGTGGACGGCGAGCCGTGGGAAGAGACGTATGGATTTCTGTTCAACACGTTGTTTTCCAAGGATGGTTCGGTCATCGCCTGTTGCGTGGCCGATTCAATGACCTATGGCATGGTGCTTGAGGGCGTGGCCTGGGAAACGCTTTTTCCCAACGCCAATAATTTCATACTCAGTTCCGATGGCAAGCGCAGCGCCGCTGTGGTTCAGACCGTGCCCCTGGGGCAGGCTGATGTGTTCAAGTTCAAGGACGGCGCTTACTCCGTCGCAGTGGACGGAACGCCTTGGAACGTGAACTTCGTGAACGTCTGGACCCCGCGCTTCAATGCCGACAACAGTTCGGTTGCGGCTCAGATTCGTCACACGCTCTTCGACTACACCATTGCCGTGGACGGCAAGCCCTGGGCGGAGAACTTCAACCAGGTCTGGGAGCCGCTTTTCCACCCTGCCAAGAATTCGGTTGCCGCGCCGGTGCGCCTGGCCGGCAAGTGGGGCATGGCCCTGGACGGCAAGATCATCTGGCAGCCTTCTTTCTTTCAGGTCTGGCAGCAGCAGTTCAGCCCATCCGGCGACAAGCTCGCCGCCATCGTCTGCCCCAAATACGGGCGCTGGACTTTGGCCGTGGACGGCACCCCGTGGAACACGACGTTTGGCGACATGGTCATGGATATGACTTTTAGCCCCGACGGAAAGCGTCTGGCCGCACTTGGCAAGCAGGACGGCAAGTGGACCGTATTTTCCGACGACAAGGCCTGGAATAGCAATTACGATATGTGTTATGCTCCGGTTTTTTCGCCGGATAGCAACCATGTGGCCGTCAGGGTCGAAAAGAAGGGCCGTTTCACTATCGCGGTGGATGGCAAGGAATATGGCCAGGGTTTCGATCAATGCTTTGACCCGACGTTCAGTCCTGATGGAAGCCGGATTCTCATTCGCGCCATCGTGGATGGAAAGTACCAAAGAATTGTCGAGTCCGTAGCAAAAATCATCGGATAA
- the hmcA gene encoding sulfate respiration complex hexadecaheme cytochrome HmcA yields the protein MLRWVGILCVSMAVAGFGLNALGGKQESVETKAMGADLISIETLKKFGDLDYPVVRFEHDKHTKAVEGKCESCHTVTGNTVTAKFKRQEDTNAAEIKAIYHDNCITCHDDTSKAGKKSGPGSEQCRTCHAGPADSSRTLISFDKSLHYRHSSSKMVLPAPGQKENCSKCHSQDKPEERNLAFAENKDQAHEKCLSCHMEIGKAQQPTGPVECAGCHDATVRAGFKKVADAPRLEAGQSDYALLMAATAQAGTEPKLVSAVPFNHKLHEEKNENCSVCHHNASSKGVIPCSQCHTSLGKEEGGFITTEQAMHRVTAQASCVGCHAQAQAKPECAGCHTFMGRTGQNTDASCVKCHVDITPGAELINDKNARSNTAAMLMNTRIKSDPEIKVGEIPEIVEISVLANEYQASKFPHRKIVQKIMEGMKDDSMAAYFHSSPNAVCSGCHHNSPASANPPKCVSCHGKVASAQDGAKPDLKTAYHQQCIGCHSEMGIQKPAATACAECHAVKQ from the coding sequence ATGCTGCGATGGGTTGGAATCCTGTGCGTAAGCATGGCTGTGGCTGGATTCGGTCTGAACGCTCTTGGGGGAAAACAGGAATCGGTCGAAACGAAAGCAATGGGCGCGGATCTCATATCCATCGAAACGCTCAAGAAGTTCGGTGATCTCGATTATCCTGTGGTCCGGTTCGAGCATGACAAGCACACCAAGGCTGTGGAGGGGAAGTGCGAATCCTGCCATACTGTGACCGGCAACACGGTCACGGCCAAGTTCAAGCGTCAGGAAGATACGAATGCCGCGGAAATCAAGGCCATTTATCACGACAACTGCATCACGTGCCATGACGACACGTCCAAGGCCGGCAAGAAAAGCGGACCCGGCAGCGAGCAGTGCCGGACCTGTCACGCGGGGCCTGCGGATTCGTCACGGACGTTGATCTCGTTCGATAAATCCCTGCATTACCGCCACTCGTCTTCGAAGATGGTTCTTCCTGCCCCTGGGCAGAAGGAGAACTGCTCCAAATGCCACTCCCAGGACAAGCCCGAAGAGCGCAATCTCGCCTTTGCCGAGAACAAGGATCAGGCGCATGAAAAATGTCTGTCCTGTCATATGGAGATCGGTAAGGCGCAGCAGCCTACCGGTCCTGTAGAGTGCGCCGGCTGTCATGACGCCACTGTCCGCGCCGGATTCAAGAAGGTCGCGGATGCGCCACGGCTTGAAGCCGGTCAGTCCGATTACGCGCTGCTCATGGCCGCCACGGCTCAGGCCGGAACCGAGCCCAAGCTGGTCAGCGCCGTGCCTTTCAATCACAAGCTGCATGAAGAAAAGAACGAGAACTGCTCGGTCTGCCATCATAACGCTTCGTCCAAGGGCGTGATCCCCTGTTCGCAGTGCCACACGTCATTGGGCAAGGAAGAGGGCGGCTTCATAACCACCGAGCAGGCCATGCACCGCGTGACCGCTCAGGCCAGTTGCGTGGGGTGTCATGCCCAGGCGCAGGCCAAGCCGGAATGCGCCGGATGCCACACCTTCATGGGTCGAACCGGTCAGAACACAGATGCCAGTTGCGTCAAATGCCATGTCGACATCACGCCCGGAGCTGAGCTGATCAATGACAAGAACGCCCGCAGCAACACTGCGGCGATGCTCATGAACACCCGCATCAAGAGCGACCCTGAGATCAAGGTCGGCGAGATTCCCGAGATCGTCGAGATCAGCGTCCTGGCCAACGAGTACCAGGCCAGCAAATTCCCACATCGCAAGATCGTGCAGAAGATCATGGAAGGCATGAAGGACGACAGCATGGCTGCGTACTTTCACTCCAGCCCGAACGCTGTCTGTTCCGGTTGTCATCACAACAGTCCAGCTTCAGCCAATCCTCCCAAATGCGTCAGTTGTCATGGCAAGGTCGCGAGCGCGCAGGATGGAGCCAAGCCAGACCTCAAGACCGCCTATCACCAGCAATGCATCGGTTGTCATAGCGAAATGGGCATCCAGAAGCCGGCGGCCACTGCCTGCGCGGAATGTCATGCCGTAAAGCAATAA
- the tmcB gene encoding electron transfer complex ferredoxin TmcB has product MKERVWIKDEGVERGAEKLTPERIEKTINAVFDNEAGARLKAYVDTCAHCGLCSEACHFFLSRDRDPRFSPVGKVKQTVWEMLDKKGKVSVEFMKHATQVAQTECNLCRRCVQYCPFGIDIGYMMSMVRRIVHKLELTPLYIQDTAHSHSATMNQMWVKDDEWIDALIWQEDELREELPNARIPLEKEGAEIMYSVIGPEPKFRTQLIYQAAAIMNEAGCDWTMPATPGWDNSDMAMFTGDTEMMGRLKRIHFETAARLRVKKIVMGECGHAFRSVYDTGNRVLGWQMPPVQVVHALEFYWDLLNEGKIKVAKQIEEPVTFHDPCNVVRGRGLHEKAREVVRAFCPNLVEMHPNREHNICCAAGGGVINCGPPFKNSRVESNSVKAEQLKATGVRLCIAPCHNCHGGLEDIIHKYKLDMELKFLGEIIYDCMEKPNAV; this is encoded by the coding sequence ATGAAAGAACGCGTCTGGATAAAAGACGAAGGTGTTGAACGGGGAGCTGAAAAGCTGACCCCGGAGAGGATCGAGAAGACGATCAACGCGGTTTTCGACAACGAAGCCGGGGCGCGCCTCAAGGCTTATGTCGATACCTGCGCCCATTGCGGTTTGTGTTCGGAGGCCTGTCATTTCTTTTTGTCCCGGGATCGTGACCCGCGGTTTTCCCCTGTGGGCAAGGTCAAGCAGACTGTCTGGGAGATGCTTGACAAGAAAGGCAAAGTGTCTGTTGAATTTATGAAACATGCCACGCAGGTTGCGCAAACAGAGTGCAACTTGTGTCGAAGATGCGTGCAATACTGTCCTTTTGGGATAGATATTGGCTATATGATGAGTATGGTGCGACGTATTGTTCATAAGCTTGAGCTTACACCTTTGTATATACAAGATACTGCGCACTCGCATTCGGCGACCATGAATCAGATGTGGGTTAAGGATGATGAATGGATCGACGCCCTGATCTGGCAGGAAGACGAGTTGCGCGAGGAATTACCCAACGCCCGCATCCCGCTGGAAAAGGAAGGGGCGGAAATCATGTATTCCGTCATCGGGCCGGAGCCCAAGTTCCGTACTCAGCTCATTTATCAGGCTGCGGCCATCATGAACGAGGCAGGTTGCGACTGGACCATGCCTGCCACTCCCGGCTGGGACAACTCCGACATGGCCATGTTCACCGGTGATACGGAAATGATGGGACGCTTGAAGAGAATACATTTCGAAACCGCGGCCAGGTTGCGTGTTAAGAAAATTGTCATGGGCGAATGCGGACATGCTTTTCGTTCCGTTTATGACACAGGAAATCGTGTTCTTGGATGGCAAATGCCTCCGGTTCAGGTTGTTCACGCCCTGGAATTTTACTGGGACCTTCTCAATGAAGGGAAAATCAAGGTTGCAAAGCAAATAGAAGAGCCAGTAACTTTTCATGATCCATGCAACGTTGTTCGTGGGCGAGGGCTGCATGAGAAGGCCAGAGAAGTTGTGCGTGCATTTTGCCCGAATCTTGTGGAGATGCATCCAAACAGGGAACATAACATCTGCTGTGCGGCAGGTGGTGGCGTGATCAATTGTGGACCGCCATTCAAGAACTCTCGCGTTGAGAGCAATAGCGTGAAAGCTGAGCAGCTCAAGGCCACGGGAGTCAGGCTTTGCATAGCTCCGTGTCACAATTGTCACGGTGGGCTTGAGGATATTATCCATAAGTATAAACTTGATATGGAGCTCAAGTTCCTTGGAGAAATTATCTATGATTGCATGGAAAAACCAAATGCTGTCTAG
- the hrpB gene encoding ATP-dependent helicase HrpB, with amino-acid sequence MPPLPIDAILPELADTLTTGAACLVHAPPGSGKTTRIPLALLASAWLGKNKILMLEPRRLAARAAARHMAGLLGEKAGARVGYRTRLDIRVSSATRIEVVTEGILTRMLQHDPELSGYACVIFDEYHERSLQADLGLALCLEVRAALRPDLRLIVMSATLDAKAVADLIAPCRIVECPGQPHAVETRYLRVSGRFLEERMAFAIRHALTTEHGSILAFLPGAREIRRTAELLGPPGAGVEIHPLLGALTATEQDKAIAPPAPGTRKIVLTTAIAETSLTIEGVRIVIDSGLSRLPRFDPKSSMTVLVTEPAALATVTQRRGRAGRTEPGICFRIWDQTDEISRKPYPAPEMLEADLAPLVLDLALWGTTDPATLSWLTPPPPGHFNSALRLLQSLEALDDQGRITPHGREMALLPLHPRLGHMVLSARKHGLGPTAAALAAILGEPGRSMRGSSDLRDSLRIHPSTLSRKDTLRASMEQIARLASINLEQPDPEAAGILTALAYPDRIARRQEDGSYRLTSGRKAVWPGPSTLAGHEFLAIADLDGDAAGAKIWQSAPLSWDELQTHFRQQFRKEDEVRFDPLKDRVVSLRKIMLDTLCMREEKLGTDPETVTSALLRGQKDLARLNWSEECKNLRDRIRFLRSLDPAWPDMSDQALLESINEWLAPFATGARSQADLGKINLLQALKALVGWDKMRELDRQAPEFMTVPTGAHRRIDYSPESGPALPVKLQEMFGCATTPTLADGGYALVLHLLSPAGRPLQVTRDLPSFWKNAYPLVRAEMRGRYPKHPWPEDPATAMPTAKTKKAMTPR; translated from the coding sequence ATGCCCCCGCTCCCGATCGATGCAATTCTACCCGAGCTCGCGGACACCCTGACCACGGGGGCCGCGTGTCTGGTCCATGCCCCGCCCGGCAGCGGCAAGACCACGCGCATCCCGCTGGCGCTGCTTGCCTCTGCCTGGCTGGGCAAAAACAAGATTCTCATGCTCGAACCAAGACGCCTGGCCGCGCGAGCCGCTGCCCGCCACATGGCCGGATTACTGGGAGAAAAAGCCGGAGCGCGCGTGGGCTATCGCACCCGCCTCGATATTCGTGTTTCAAGCGCAACGCGGATCGAGGTCGTGACCGAGGGCATCCTGACCCGCATGCTGCAGCACGATCCGGAGCTCTCGGGATACGCCTGCGTCATTTTCGACGAATACCACGAGCGCAGCCTCCAGGCCGACCTGGGTCTGGCCCTGTGCCTTGAGGTCCGCGCCGCCCTGCGCCCGGACCTGCGCCTCATCGTCATGTCCGCTACCCTGGACGCCAAGGCCGTGGCCGACCTGATCGCTCCGTGCCGAATCGTTGAATGCCCCGGCCAGCCTCACGCAGTGGAAACCCGCTATCTGCGCGTGTCCGGACGCTTCCTGGAAGAGCGCATGGCCTTCGCCATTCGCCACGCCCTGACCACGGAGCATGGCAGCATCCTGGCCTTTCTGCCCGGAGCCCGCGAAATCCGGCGCACGGCGGAACTGCTCGGCCCCCCCGGAGCCGGAGTCGAAATCCACCCGCTGCTGGGTGCCCTGACCGCGACCGAGCAGGACAAGGCCATCGCCCCGCCCGCTCCCGGCACGCGCAAGATTGTCCTCACCACGGCCATCGCCGAGACATCCCTGACCATCGAAGGCGTGCGCATCGTCATCGACAGCGGCCTGTCACGGCTACCGCGCTTCGACCCCAAGAGCTCCATGACCGTGCTGGTCACGGAACCGGCCGCCCTGGCCACCGTGACCCAGCGCCGGGGCCGGGCCGGACGCACGGAACCCGGCATCTGTTTTCGGATCTGGGATCAGACTGACGAGATCAGCCGCAAACCCTACCCCGCCCCGGAAATGCTGGAAGCGGATCTTGCTCCGCTGGTACTGGACCTTGCCCTGTGGGGCACGACCGACCCAGCCACGCTGTCCTGGCTCACGCCGCCCCCGCCAGGCCATTTCAACAGCGCCCTGCGCCTGTTGCAAAGTCTGGAAGCCCTGGACGACCAGGGCCGCATCACCCCGCATGGGCGCGAAATGGCGCTCCTGCCCCTGCATCCGCGCCTGGGGCACATGGTGCTGAGCGCCAGAAAACACGGGCTCGGCCCCACCGCCGCCGCCCTGGCCGCCATCCTCGGCGAACCGGGACGGAGCATGCGCGGCTCCTCGGATCTGCGCGACTCGCTGCGCATTCATCCGAGCACCCTGTCACGTAAAGACACCCTACGCGCCAGCATGGAACAGATTGCGCGGCTCGCCTCGATCAATCTGGAGCAACCCGACCCCGAGGCCGCCGGAATCCTCACCGCCTTGGCCTACCCCGACCGCATCGCACGCCGCCAGGAGGATGGCTCCTACCGCCTGACCAGCGGACGCAAGGCCGTATGGCCCGGACCGAGCACCCTGGCCGGGCACGAATTCCTGGCCATCGCCGATCTGGACGGAGACGCGGCCGGAGCCAAAATCTGGCAGTCGGCACCGCTTTCGTGGGACGAACTGCAAACCCACTTCAGGCAGCAATTCCGAAAAGAGGACGAAGTGCGCTTCGACCCGCTCAAAGACCGGGTCGTCAGCCTGCGCAAGATCATGCTTGATACGCTCTGTATGCGGGAAGAAAAGCTGGGCACCGACCCGGAAACCGTGACCAGTGCGCTGTTGCGGGGACAAAAAGACCTCGCGCGCCTGAACTGGAGCGAGGAATGCAAAAACCTTCGGGACCGGATTCGGTTCCTGCGCAGCCTGGATCCAGCCTGGCCCGACATGTCTGACCAGGCCTTGCTCGAAAGCATCAATGAATGGCTTGCTCCTTTCGCAACCGGCGCGCGATCACAAGCAGACCTGGGCAAAATCAACCTGCTGCAAGCCCTCAAGGCGCTGGTTGGATGGGACAAAATGCGGGAACTGGACCGCCAAGCCCCGGAATTCATGACCGTACCGACAGGAGCGCATCGCAGGATCGACTACAGCCCCGAATCCGGCCCCGCCCTCCCGGTCAAACTTCAGGAAATGTTCGGCTGCGCCACCACGCCAACCTTGGCTGACGGCGGCTACGCCCTTGTCCTGCACCTGCTCTCCCCGGCCGGACGCCCGCTGCAAGTCACCCGCGACCTGCCCTCGTTCTGGAAAAACGCCTACCCCCTGGTGCGCGCCGAAATGCGCGGCCGCTACCCCAAACACCCCTGGCCCGAAGACCCGGCCACAGCCATGCCCACGGCCAAAACCAAGAAAGCAATGACGCCAAGATAA
- a CDS encoding phosphatidylglycerophosphatase A family protein — protein sequence MPDKSSCKGNWLESLPLNLATLGAAGRMPKAPGTWGSLVAAILAPFLFLPLPLWGRVVVLLLLFPFGSWCAGKAEKSLCCKDPSCVVVDELWGQWITLLPLAASDTLWIIPAFLFFRLFDITKPWPVRASERWLPGGWGIMIDDGLAGLYAMMALLVCRALF from the coding sequence ATGCCCGATAAATCAAGCTGCAAAGGGAACTGGCTCGAATCGCTGCCACTCAATCTGGCCACCCTCGGCGCGGCCGGACGCATGCCAAAAGCGCCCGGTACCTGGGGGTCCCTGGTCGCGGCGATCCTCGCGCCATTTCTCTTCCTGCCGCTACCGCTTTGGGGCCGCGTTGTGGTTCTGCTGCTGCTCTTCCCCTTTGGCAGCTGGTGCGCAGGCAAGGCCGAAAAAAGCCTGTGCTGCAAGGACCCGTCCTGCGTGGTCGTGGACGAATTGTGGGGGCAGTGGATAACCCTGCTGCCCCTGGCCGCGTCGGACACGCTCTGGATCATCCCGGCCTTTCTGTTCTTCCGTCTCTTCGACATCACCAAGCCTTGGCCGGTGCGGGCCTCGGAGCGCTGGCTGCCCGGCGGCTGGGGCATCATGATCGATGACGGGCTCGCGGGTCTTTATGCCATGATGGCGCTGCTCGTATGCCGCGCCCTTTTCTGA
- a CDS encoding dihydrolipoyl dehydrogenase family protein, producing the protein MSHFDIIVIGAGPGGYAAALLASQRGKTVALIEKEHLGGTCLNWGCIPTKLYLGATAHLEGLHAQSRLRLCSGSVQMDMGALKKRKNAFVAATHKAMGCCLEKHGVALVQGQASLIDKNTVRVVSEAEQTLSFTTLIIASGSSTNWFPGLEPDHARILDSTDLLDLDEAPASLAVIGAGAIGLEMADFWHRLGTAIHIIEAAPRIAPAEDEEIAQTLHGMLKRKKWNIVTGKRVAEFVNEGESVLVRLEDGTQIRVEKALVAVGRKPNTPGLGLDNAGVAMTGAGWVTTDDFLRATPNIYAIGDVNGRTLLAHAAEHQGRYAVLHALGETTAAYTPGPIPGCIYGSIEVMRAGHTAAELAAQGKTVTVSRASLGANPISQAHGQAQGLVKVAWVDGVVHGVTAVGHGASHLVTLAEIMVRDRWTAHTAHEHIFAHPTLDEALRDALIAPQEEK; encoded by the coding sequence ATGAGCCATTTTGACATCATTGTCATAGGTGCAGGTCCGGGCGGTTATGCCGCAGCTCTGCTCGCCAGTCAAAGAGGAAAAACGGTCGCCCTCATCGAGAAAGAGCACCTCGGAGGAACCTGCCTGAACTGGGGATGCATCCCCACCAAACTCTACCTAGGAGCCACCGCTCACCTGGAGGGCCTGCACGCCCAGTCGCGCCTGCGCCTGTGCAGCGGCTCCGTGCAGATGGACATGGGCGCGCTCAAGAAACGCAAAAACGCCTTTGTCGCGGCGACCCACAAGGCCATGGGGTGCTGTCTTGAGAAACATGGGGTCGCCCTGGTCCAAGGTCAAGCGTCCCTGATCGATAAAAACACGGTGCGTGTCGTCAGCGAGGCCGAACAGACTTTGAGCTTCACGACGCTCATCATCGCTTCGGGCTCGTCCACGAACTGGTTCCCGGGGCTTGAGCCCGATCATGCGCGGATTCTCGACTCCACGGATCTGCTTGATCTTGATGAAGCGCCCGCGAGCCTCGCGGTCATCGGAGCAGGAGCCATCGGCCTTGAAATGGCCGACTTCTGGCATCGCCTGGGGACGGCGATCCACATCATCGAAGCCGCCCCCCGCATCGCCCCCGCCGAAGACGAGGAAATCGCGCAGACCCTTCACGGAATGCTCAAGCGCAAAAAATGGAACATCGTCACGGGCAAACGGGTGGCCGAGTTCGTCAATGAAGGCGAATCGGTCCTGGTCAGGCTGGAGGACGGCACTCAAATCCGGGTCGAGAAGGCCCTGGTCGCGGTTGGACGCAAACCGAACACTCCGGGCCTCGGGCTCGATAACGCAGGTGTTGCCATGACCGGCGCGGGCTGGGTCACGACCGACGATTTTTTACGGGCAACGCCGAACATCTATGCCATCGGCGACGTCAACGGCCGCACCCTGCTGGCCCACGCGGCCGAGCATCAGGGCCGCTACGCCGTGCTGCACGCACTGGGTGAAACGACTGCGGCCTACACGCCAGGCCCCATTCCGGGCTGCATCTACGGCTCCATCGAGGTCATGCGCGCCGGGCATACCGCCGCCGAACTTGCGGCCCAAGGCAAAACCGTGACTGTTTCCCGCGCAAGCCTCGGTGCCAATCCCATCTCCCAGGCCCACGGCCAGGCCCAGGGGCTGGTCAAGGTCGCATGGGTGGACGGCGTGGTGCATGGCGTAACCGCCGTCGGACACGGGGCCTCGCATCTGGTCACCCTGGCCGAGATCATGGTCCGCGACCGCTGGACCGCGCATACGGCGCACGAACACATCTTCGCCCACCCCACTCTGGACGAGGCCCTGCGCGATGCGCTCATCGCCCCGCAGGAGGAAAAATGA
- a CDS encoding Maf family protein: MNPGLSKQGPFRALLPLILASASPRRQALLAGQGLGFEVVPSTLKEPAPEPGEAPADYAARMARIKGQDIAARHPDKVIVSADTIVVQDARILGKPKDAADALNMLTALAGRWHEVMTGFCVLRHGDGVSLCRTVTTRVHMANNSRDMLQAYIGTGEPMDKAGAYGIQGIGAFLVDEVQGSYTNVVGLPLRSVLDFLLEIKAIGVANAR; the protein is encoded by the coding sequence ATGAACCCGGGCCTGTCAAAGCAGGGCCCGTTTCGCGCCCTGCTGCCCCTGATCCTGGCCTCGGCCTCGCCCCGGAGGCAAGCCCTGCTGGCCGGACAGGGACTGGGCTTCGAGGTCGTGCCCAGTACCCTGAAGGAACCGGCACCCGAACCGGGCGAAGCCCCGGCGGACTACGCGGCCCGCATGGCCCGGATCAAGGGGCAGGACATCGCGGCCAGACACCCGGACAAGGTGATCGTCAGCGCCGACACCATCGTGGTCCAGGATGCACGCATCCTCGGCAAACCCAAAGACGCCGCCGACGCGCTGAACATGCTCACCGCCCTTGCAGGCCGCTGGCATGAAGTCATGACCGGATTTTGCGTGCTGCGTCACGGAGACGGCGTCTCCCTGTGCCGCACCGTGACCACGCGGGTCCACATGGCAAACAATTCCCGCGACATGCTGCAGGCCTACATTGGCACGGGGGAACCCATGGACAAGGCCGGAGCCTACGGCATCCAAGGCATCGGGGCTTTTTTGGTCGACGAGGTCCAGGGCTCCTACACCAATGTTGTCGGCCTGCCCCTGCGCTCGGTCCTCGATTTCCTCCTTGAAATCAAAGCCATCGGAGTGGCCAATGCCCGATAA
- the tmcA gene encoding acidic tetraheme cytochrome c3 TmcA, with product MRHILYRYFIFCSVVLCVTFCSISAFSQDDTYLKVDAFGELERPVSAFDHDEHNDKAALEDCSVCHHVYEDGKLVEGESSEDQACADCHTLKAQGSQPGLMMAYHQQCKSCHIESKNGPVACGECHVKK from the coding sequence ATGAGACATATACTATACAGATACTTCATTTTCTGCTCTGTCGTGCTCTGCGTCACGTTTTGCAGTATTTCGGCTTTTTCCCAGGACGACACATATCTGAAGGTCGATGCCTTTGGAGAATTGGAACGTCCTGTCAGCGCATTTGATCATGATGAACACAATGACAAGGCTGCTCTGGAAGACTGTTCAGTTTGCCATCATGTCTATGAAGATGGAAAATTGGTCGAAGGTGAGAGCTCCGAAGATCAGGCTTGCGCCGACTGCCATACCCTCAAGGCGCAGGGCAGCCAGCCCGGCCTCATGATGGCCTACCACCAGCAGTGCAAGAGTTGCCACATCGAATCAAAAAATGGCCCCGTCGCTTGCGGCGAATGTCATGTAAAAAAATAA
- the tmcC gene encoding TmcC family electron transfer complex membrane anchor subunit — MQDVYLLVSGPLAWAAWTIFVLGSIYKIWSTLNTAKKKDQVLLNYVSFRYGMRSIINWSIPFNTVNMRLNPVFTGIAFFFHIAFFVLLIFVSAHQIMIEEGFGIGWFTIPDFVADILAFAVIGACIFFAVRRVMRPEVSYVTDWTDFALLALVAAPFVTGVLAYHQLGDYMLMVVLHMVSAELLLVAIPFTRLSHMLLAPLTRAYIGSEFGMVRHVKDW, encoded by the coding sequence ATGCAGGATGTCTATTTATTGGTATCTGGCCCCCTGGCTTGGGCTGCCTGGACTATTTTTGTACTTGGATCGATATACAAAATCTGGTCGACACTGAATACCGCAAAAAAGAAAGATCAGGTTTTGCTCAATTACGTCTCATTCAGATATGGAATGAGATCCATCATTAACTGGTCCATTCCGTTCAATACGGTCAACATGAGGTTGAACCCTGTTTTTACCGGAATCGCATTTTTCTTCCACATTGCTTTTTTTGTGCTGCTCATCTTTGTCTCCGCACATCAAATCATGATCGAGGAAGGGTTCGGCATCGGCTGGTTCACCATTCCTGATTTCGTGGCCGACATTCTGGCTTTTGCGGTCATTGGCGCGTGCATCTTCTTTGCCGTGCGACGGGTGATGCGTCCTGAAGTGAGTTATGTCACCGACTGGACGGATTTTGCCCTGCTCGCCCTTGTGGCGGCGCCCTTTGTGACGGGAGTTCTGGCCTACCATCAGCTTGGCGATTACATGCTCATGGTCGTGCTCCACATGGTCTCGGCAGAGCTTTTGCTCGTGGCCATTCCCTTCACGCGTCTCAGTCATATGCTGCTGGCTCCCTTGACCAGGGCATATATCGGGTCTGAATTCGGCATGGTGCGCCACGTCAAGGATTGGTAA